Within Enterobacter sp. RHBSTW-00175, the genomic segment CGCGCGCAGTTTAACGTCGATTGCGTCTTGCGCGCGGGTGCTGCGTTGGGAATCATGGCTGTGCTGACGACCAGACACATCCAGAACTTCCTGGTTATTCACCAGCTCACCAAGGGTGATGTTGTTCAGGAAGCCGGTCAGACGGTCACTCAGATCGCGCCACAGCGCATGGGTCAGGCACTTATCGCCGCCCTGGCAGCCGCCTTTACCCTGGCAACGGGTCGCGTCAACGGATTCGTCAACTGCGCTAATCACTTCGCCTACCGCAATACTGCCCGCGTCTTTACCCAGCAGATATCCGCCGCCTGGGCCACGAACGCTGGAAACCAGTCCATTTTTACGCAGTCTGGAGAACAGCTGTTCCAGGTAAGAGAGGGAGATCCCTTGTCGTTCAGAAATATCAGCCAACGGAACCGGGCCCGCTTCGGAGTTGAGCGCAACGTCCAGCATCGCGGTCACGGCATAACGCCCTTTAGATGTCAGTCTCATGTCTTACTTAACCTCAAACTCGCCCCTGCCCGGGGTTTTTTATTGTAAAATGGGGGTATTGCATAGCAGGGCCAAGTCTGACATTCCTGACTAAATTGGTCAACTATTTACTTGACTGTTTTAGTCAGGTATTTAACCTTCCGTGCCGTTTTTGTCGGGTGGCGCTTCGCTTACCCGACCTACGGTTCTGTAGGCCGGGTAAGCGAAGCGCCACCCGGCGAACAGACGACGCTACTCTTTATTCTTCTGCTCAATCGACGCCAGGATACCGCGCAGGATGTTCAGCTCCTGGCTTTCCGGGCGCGCACGGGTAAACATACGGCGCAGTTTGTTCATCACCTGCCCCGGGTGACCTTCACGGATAAAACCGGTTGAAAGCAGGGTCTGTTCCAGATGACCGTAGAAACGCTCCAGGTCGTCCACCAGCGGGTAAGCCGCCTCTTCTTTATGTTCTACCGGTTTCTCCTGCGTTGCCAGCCAGGCCATGCGCACTTCGTAGGCAATAACCTGTACCGCCATCGCCAGGTTCAGCGAGCTGTATTCCGGGTTTGCGGCAATCGCCACGTGATAATGACATTTTTGCAGTTCGTCGTTGGTCAGGCCAACGCGTTCACGGCCAAACACCAGTGCAACTGGTGCCTGTTCAGCTTCTGCCACGCTTTTCAGACCGCATTCACGCGGGTCCAGCATCGGCCACGGCAGCGTACGCGAGCGCGCGCTGGTGCCCACCACCAGGCTACAACCTGCCAGAGCTTCGTCGAGGGTATCAACAATCTGGGCATTGCCGATAACATCACTGGCACCGGCCGCCAGGGCGATAGCCTGGGAGTCGGGTTTGACCAGTGGGTTTACCAGCCACAGATTGGTTAAACCCATGGTTTTCATTGCGCGGGCAACAGAGCCCATATTGCCGGTATGCGATGTTTCGACCAGCACGATTCGAATGTTTTGCAGCATAGTTTTTAGTGTCTGAATTCAGTGTCTGAAGAATATTCGGGCATATTATCATAATCGGGAGACATAATCCGATCCCGCTGCTATACTCTGCGCCGATTTTCATGTTCTTTAACATCCAGTGAGAGAGACCGATGCATCCGATGCTGACCATCGCCGTGCGCGCAGCGCGCAAGGCGGGTAATGTAATTGCCAAACACTACGAAACTCCAGACTCCGTAGAAACCAGCCAGAAAGGCAGCAATGATTTCGTGACTAACGTCGATAAAGCCGCAGAAGCGATTATTATCGAAACGATCCGCAAATCTTACCCGCAGCACACCATCATCACCGAAGAAAGCGGTGAACATGAAGGTACCGATCAGGATGTTCAATGGGTTATCGATCCACTGGATGGCACCACCAACTTCGTAAAACGCCTGCCACACTTCTCTGTGTCTATCGCTGTACGCATTAAAGGCCGTACTGAAGTCGCCGTTGTCTACGATCCAATGCGTAACGAACTGTTCACCGCAACCCGCGGCCAGGGCGCTCAGCTGAACGGCTACCGTCTGCGTTGCAGCAATGCACGTGACCTGGACGGCACCATTCTGGCGACCGGCTTCCCGTTCAAAGCGAAGCAGCACGCAACTACTTATATGAATATCCTGGGCAAACTGTTCACCGAATGTGCCGATTTCCGTCGCACCGGTTCTGCTGCACTGGATCTGGCATACGTTGCGACCGGTCGCGTTGACGGTTACTTCGAACTGGCACTGAAGCCGTGGGACTTTGCTGCGGGTGAGCTGATCGCGCGTGAAGCGGGCGCACTGGTGTGTGACTTCACCGGCGGCCACAACTACATGACCACCGGCAACATCGTTGCAGGTAACCCACGCGTTGTTAAAGCCATGCTGGCAAACATGCGTGATGAACTGAGCGACGCGCTGAAGCGTTAATTCAGTCATCAGGGTGCGGGCACCTGCCCGCCCCTGTTAAAACGGCCGCAATCCCCTTCCTACCGGCACCGCACTCATCCACATCGTTACCGCCGCAACAAGTAAAATAACGCCACCTGCCAGCGCAAGTGTTGTCCAGCCAACCTGTCGCCACAATACCGGCGTTTTATTACCGCTCAGTTTTACCGCCAGTTGACGGAAACTGTGTACCAGCAACGCCAGTGAAGTAATCGTTAGTGATGTTCCCGCCGCCATCGCCAGCGCTGAGATCATTCCCCAGCCAAACACACCAATAACCTTACTGAACAGCAGCACCATGATCGCCCCCGAACACGGGCGCATTCCCATCGAGAGAACAATCATCAACCGTGCGCGCCAGTCATCGCCATTTTGCAGCTGTTTTTGAGTCGGCAAATGTTGATGTCCACAGCCGCAATGAGCATCGTGAACGTGGTATGGCATAAAGGTTTTGAATGTTGGTTTTTGCAGTAAGGCGCGCATTTTCTTTAGTGCTCGCCAGCAGAGGATCAGCCCCAGCACGCCCACCAGCGCGTAGCTGCCCTTCTCTAGCCAGAAACTGCTCAAATGAAGCTGACGCGCCGGGAGTTGCAGAAGCGACAGGACGACCACTACCAGCACAATAGCCACAAGCCCCTGTAGCAATGAGGAGGCCAGCGTCAGGCCAATACTCGATTTCAGCTTTGAGGGATGCGTGGCAAGCCAGGTGGTAATCACAATTTTGCCGTGTCCGGGGCCAAGCGCGTGCAAAACACCATACAGAAAGCTGAAAATCAGCAGCGATCCCCCCGCCTGAGTCGGGTTGTCGGCCACGGCTTTTAGCAGCCCGCTCATCTGCTGATTAACATCACGCTGCCAGAGGATGCTTTTCATCATCACCTGCGGCCATAATTGCCACAGCCAAAGCATGCCGCCTGCGGCCAACACCAGAAACAGGGCCAGCGGCCAAAGCTGCAACCAGCGGCGGGGTTTTCTGACGGGGGAAGAGATCACTGACATTGCAACGTTACCTGCTGTGCAAACTGTTTACCCAGCTCCATATCCTCTGGCGGAGCATCTTCTTTATCGAGAGACACGGCAAAGTTAAGCGTTTCTTCACTGGGTTTAGGGGTGTGGACCGCCAGCGTACAGCGTTTTTGCAGCCCGGCAGGCAGCTGCGCATCGCTGTCTTCGGCATAACTCATATCGACGTAATAGCTTGGGTCAAAAGTTGAAAAGGTATACTTTTGCCCCGCCAGCGGCTGGGGTTGCGCCAGAGGCAGCACAAACGTCAGCACCGCCTGATGCCCTTCACGCGACATCCCGTATTCCGTCGGGCGATTAAGGAATTTAACTTTCTGGCCGTTATGCCAGAACTCGGTGAAATAGTGCTGACCCAGTACATTCGCCATCACTTCCGCCGCCAGTTTTTTCCAGACATCATCGCCAGGTTTGGCATTTCCGGCATCATAAAGCAGGTCAGCAGAGGTGATTTCGTCCATCGTCCAGCGCATCTTAAGGCCGCTAAGTTGCGTCCCGTCTGTCACCAGCGTTGTTTGCAGGCTAATAAAACTGTGAGGATGTGCGCTGACGGTAAAAGTGAAAACCGCCAAAAATAACGTCAGAGCACTTTGTTTAACTATTTGCATCAATTCCTCACGTCAAAAATTCTGTGATGTTCGCCTGCAATCCTGAAGGAAAGCATTCCCGTTGCGCTTTATTGCAGACATCCTTTAGCTATTCTTACCAAACACTCACACTGGATACCCGACAGATGATGACGACGCTTGAGATTCCATCTGTGCTTTCCAGTTCGCAGCGCCGCTGCCAGGTGCTTTTGATGCTTTACCTGCCAGATACTGCCGTAACCGCACAGAGCATTATGGCTGCCAACGGGGTTGACGACACCATCGCACGGCAAGATATAGCCGAGACACGCGATGAAATCCAGCGCTATCATCGGCTTGATATCGTCACGCATCATGACGGCAGCTACCGAATTGAGGGCACCGCGCTGAATCAGCGTTTATGCCTGCTGCACTGGTTGCGCAGGGCGCTCAGGCTTTGCCCACAGTTTGTTTCTCACCAGTTTACTCCGGCATTAAAAACCGCGCTTAAACGGCACGGCATTGCCCGCCCTCTGTACGATGACATCAACCTGCGCGCGCTGATTAACTTCTGTTCCCGCAGGCTTCAGCGCCAGTTTGAATGCCGGGATGTGCAGTTTTTACAGCTTTTTTTACAATATTGTCTGATTCAACACCATCAGGGGAATACGCCGCGCTTCACCCACGTTCAGCGCAACTGGGCGCAGTCCAGGGGAGAATATTTTACGGCGCAGGAGATTGTTCGCCACTGGAAACGTCGTGTACCCGCAGCACCGCATATCGATGAGCAACTGTTTTTGTCGCTGCTGTTCATGATGCTGCGCACTCCCGATCCGGTTCTGGATAAACACCAGCAGGATCAGCGTTTACGCCGTACTATTGTCCGCATGATTGCGCGTTTTCGGGCACAGACCGGGATGAACTTCAGCGACGAGCAAGGGCTGACCGATCAGCTTTATATCCACCTGACTCAGGCGCTTGATCGCTCTTTATTTGATATCGGCATCGATAACAGCCTGCCGGAAGAGATCCATCGCCTTTACCCGCGCCTGCTGCGTACAACCAAAGCGTCGCTGTTTGAGCTGGAAGCCGAATTCGGGCTGCGTTTTTCCGAAGAAGAGATGAGCCTGGTGGCGGTGATTTTTGGAGCCTGGCTGATGCAGGAGAACGATCTGCACGAAAAACAGGTCGTGCTGTTAACGGGGGATGATAAAGAGTGCGAGGCGTTAATTGAGCAACAGCTACGTGAACTGACGCTGCTGCCGCTCAATATTCGTTATCTGACGTTACAGGCTTTTCAGAAGGAGGGAGCACCGCGTGAAGCCTCACTGGTTATCACCCCCTACCCCACGGCGCTGCCGCTATTCTCACCGCCGCTGGTCCATGCCGTTGAGACACTCAATGCGCAGCAGCAAGAACATATTCGCACCATGCTGGAGTCGTAATCAGACCCGCGCCGCCACTTTGGGACGTACTACCATTGCGGGCAGCGCGACCAGTGCCATGACCCAGAATACGCCGTGGCCCAGTTGCTGATACAGGAAGCCCGCAAATACGGTCATCACGGCAATACTGCCGCCCATTGCAACGGCTGAATAGACCGCCTGCAAGCGAATAACATCCCCACCTTCCCGGGCTGAGATATAGCGCATGGCAGCCAGATGGCACACCGTGAAGGTGCCACAGTGCAGAATTTGCGCCACGAGAAGCCACGGCAGTTCTGTCGTCCAGCCCATAATGCCCCAGCGCGCCACACCGCACACGGCGGAAAGCAGCAGCAGGTCGCGAGCCCCAAAGCGACGGAACAGTTTTTTGCTCAGGGCAAAGATAATCACCTCAGCAACAACGCCAAGCGACCAGAGATACCCCACGGCTGAAGCCGAGTACCCTGCCCCTTGCCAGTAAATTGCGCTAAAACCGTAATAGGCTGCATGTGCTCCCTGAAGCAGGCACACGCACGCCAGAAAGCGCCAGCTTTGGACGACCAACGCCCTCCAGGCAGGCCAGCCAGCGCTTTCCTGATGGCGGTTTTCTCCCTGCGGCATCACTGAAGGGCGCAATAACATACCCAACAGCATTGAAGCGATCCCGAGGCTCAACAACGCCAGAATGGCGTGATAATCGTAGAGACTGACCAGCTTGCCCACCAGCGCAGAGCCAATCACAAAGGCAATCGAACCCCACAGACGTACGCGACCATAATCCATGGTTATCTGTTTTTGCCAGGTATTCGCCAGCGCATCCGTCAGCGGTACCAGCGGAGAGAAGAACAGATTGAAGCCCACCATCACTACCATCAACCACGCAAACTGATGGCTGACCCAGAAGCAGGCCACAAAGACCAGCGTCAGCAGCGCCAGAATTCGTACAGCTTTAATCAGTAAGGAGGGATCGCTGACGCGTGGCGCAATTAACAGACTTCCCAGAAAACGCGCAACCAGCCCGGCGCCCAGCAGCACGCCAATGGTTTCCGGCGTAAGGCCAATCCCTTTGAGCCAGACGCTCCAGAAAGGCAGGAAAATACCGTAGCTAAAAAAGTAGGTGAAATAGCTGAGCGCCAGCCAGCGTGTGGAATGCAAAACCATGAATCCCTCCTGAAATGGAGGCGATAGTCTGGCGTTAATCCCCGACTTTAGCAAGTCATTAGCGTGCTATAAATTAACGATAAATTAACATCAGTGAGAGCCGGATAGCGTATGGCGAGAGCGGGAAAATTGTATTACGTTTAAACTACATCGCATGCAGAGGTCGTTTGCCATGAACAGCTTACGTTATTTCGATTTCGGCTCCTCACGCTCCTTCCTGTTATTGATTGCCCGTATCGCCATCGTTGTCCTGTTTATTATTTTTGGCTATCCCAAACTGACGGGGTTTAGCGGCACCGTTCAATATATGACCTCGCTCGGCGCCCCCATGCCCACGCTGGCGGCCATTATCGCGGTGGTGATGGAAGTCCCCGCAGCTATTCTTATCGTGCTGGGTTTTTACACTCGCCCTATTGCCGTGCTGTTTATTTTCTACACGCTGGGAACGGCGGTGATTGGTCATCACTACTGGGATATGACCGGTGATGCCGTGGTGCCGAATATGATTAATTTCTACAAGAACGTCAGTATTGCTGGTGCATTTATTTTGCTGGCGATAACCGGCCCTGGCGCAATATCCCTCGACAGGCGTTAAACAAAAAAAAG encodes:
- the iscR gene encoding Fe-S cluster assembly transcriptional regulator IscR, whose amino-acid sequence is MRLTSKGRYAVTAMLDVALNSEAGPVPLADISERQGISLSYLEQLFSRLRKNGLVSSVRGPGGGYLLGKDAGSIAVGEVISAVDESVDATRCQGKGGCQGGDKCLTHALWRDLSDRLTGFLNNITLGELVNNQEVLDVSGRQHSHDSQRSTRAQDAIDVKLRA
- the trmJ gene encoding tRNA (cytosine(32)/uridine(32)-2'-O)-methyltransferase TrmJ, producing the protein MLQNIRIVLVETSHTGNMGSVARAMKTMGLTNLWLVNPLVKPDSQAIALAAGASDVIGNAQIVDTLDEALAGCSLVVGTSARSRTLPWPMLDPRECGLKSVAEAEQAPVALVFGRERVGLTNDELQKCHYHVAIAANPEYSSLNLAMAVQVIAYEVRMAWLATQEKPVEHKEEAAYPLVDDLERFYGHLEQTLLSTGFIREGHPGQVMNKLRRMFTRARPESQELNILRGILASIEQKNKE
- the suhB gene encoding inositol-1-monophosphatase; this encodes MHPMLTIAVRAARKAGNVIAKHYETPDSVETSQKGSNDFVTNVDKAAEAIIIETIRKSYPQHTIITEESGEHEGTDQDVQWVIDPLDGTTNFVKRLPHFSVSIAVRIKGRTEVAVVYDPMRNELFTATRGQGAQLNGYRLRCSNARDLDGTILATGFPFKAKQHATTYMNILGKLFTECADFRRTGSAALDLAYVATGRVDGYFELALKPWDFAAGELIAREAGALVCDFTGGHNYMTTGNIVAGNPRVVKAMLANMRDELSDALKR
- a CDS encoding nickel/cobalt transporter — protein: MSVISSPVRKPRRWLQLWPLALFLVLAAGGMLWLWQLWPQVMMKSILWQRDVNQQMSGLLKAVADNPTQAGGSLLIFSFLYGVLHALGPGHGKIVITTWLATHPSKLKSSIGLTLASSLLQGLVAIVLVVVVLSLLQLPARQLHLSSFWLEKGSYALVGVLGLILCWRALKKMRALLQKPTFKTFMPYHVHDAHCGCGHQHLPTQKQLQNGDDWRARLMIVLSMGMRPCSGAIMVLLFSKVIGVFGWGMISALAMAAGTSLTITSLALLVHSFRQLAVKLSGNKTPVLWRQVGWTTLALAGGVILLVAAVTMWMSAVPVGRGLRPF
- a CDS encoding DUF1007 family protein, translating into MQIVKQSALTLFLAVFTFTVSAHPHSFISLQTTLVTDGTQLSGLKMRWTMDEITSADLLYDAGNAKPGDDVWKKLAAEVMANVLGQHYFTEFWHNGQKVKFLNRPTEYGMSREGHQAVLTFVLPLAQPQPLAGQKYTFSTFDPSYYVDMSYAEDSDAQLPAGLQKRCTLAVHTPKPSEETLNFAVSLDKEDAPPEDMELGKQFAQQVTLQCQ
- the csiE gene encoding stationary phase inducible protein CsiE translates to MMTTLEIPSVLSSSQRRCQVLLMLYLPDTAVTAQSIMAANGVDDTIARQDIAETRDEIQRYHRLDIVTHHDGSYRIEGTALNQRLCLLHWLRRALRLCPQFVSHQFTPALKTALKRHGIARPLYDDINLRALINFCSRRLQRQFECRDVQFLQLFLQYCLIQHHQGNTPRFTHVQRNWAQSRGEYFTAQEIVRHWKRRVPAAPHIDEQLFLSLLFMMLRTPDPVLDKHQQDQRLRRTIVRMIARFRAQTGMNFSDEQGLTDQLYIHLTQALDRSLFDIGIDNSLPEEIHRLYPRLLRTTKASLFELEAEFGLRFSEEEMSLVAVIFGAWLMQENDLHEKQVVLLTGDDKECEALIEQQLRELTLLPLNIRYLTLQAFQKEGAPREASLVITPYPTALPLFSPPLVHAVETLNAQQQEHIRTMLES
- a CDS encoding 3-phenylpropionate MFS transporter, with the translated sequence MVLHSTRWLALSYFTYFFSYGIFLPFWSVWLKGIGLTPETIGVLLGAGLVARFLGSLLIAPRVSDPSLLIKAVRILALLTLVFVACFWVSHQFAWLMVVMVGFNLFFSPLVPLTDALANTWQKQITMDYGRVRLWGSIAFVIGSALVGKLVSLYDYHAILALLSLGIASMLLGMLLRPSVMPQGENRHQESAGWPAWRALVVQSWRFLACVCLLQGAHAAYYGFSAIYWQGAGYSASAVGYLWSLGVVAEVIIFALSKKLFRRFGARDLLLLSAVCGVARWGIMGWTTELPWLLVAQILHCGTFTVCHLAAMRYISAREGGDVIRLQAVYSAVAMGGSIAVMTVFAGFLYQQLGHGVFWVMALVALPAMVVRPKVAARV
- a CDS encoding DoxX family protein, with product MNSLRYFDFGSSRSFLLLIARIAIVVLFIIFGYPKLTGFSGTVQYMTSLGAPMPTLAAIIAVVMEVPAAILIVLGFYTRPIAVLFIFYTLGTAVIGHHYWDMTGDAVVPNMINFYKNVSIAGAFILLAITGPGAISLDRR